A single window of Sphingobacteriales bacterium DNA harbors:
- the ftsA gene encoding cell division protein FtsA, which yields MHNLLDVKMDENVIDMEKVVCAIDIGTSKVAALVGKRNQFGKIEILGIGICSSFGVQRGVVVSITKTVDSIRKAVQKAEEQSGVTFTKVHVGIAGQHIKSIQNRSQINRVDTDSWITHEDVRKLKNESYKIALPPGDKILHVLQQEFIIDNEPGIQDPVGMMGVKMEGNFHIITGGDSHIQNIERCVRVAGLEVASIELEPLASADAVLSKQELEAGVALVDIGGGTTDIAIFENYIIRHTAVIPLGGNIITEDLQDFRILKEQAEEVKVKLGSAIPTQDLRNQHVTLNGIQPGVKRDLNLMSIAKVISARMIEILANVEHQIKISGYSKKLIGGIVLTGGGSQLKHLVQLTELETGQNARIGLPRQHLAPTKIHNIDSPIFATGIGLLIRAFKLQDEEELIEKERIEKLSINSIQSQKDVQNVNQPTVTETTIIEEEKLESEFSKTEEKKQPATKKPSIVSSWMEKIGKWAKEDNDFTDI from the coding sequence ATGCATAATTTATTGGATGTAAAAATGGACGAGAATGTAATTGACATGGAAAAAGTTGTTTGTGCCATAGATATTGGTACATCAAAAGTGGCTGCACTAGTAGGCAAAAGAAATCAATTTGGTAAAATTGAAATCTTAGGTATAGGTATATGCTCATCATTTGGTGTGCAACGTGGAGTAGTTGTAAGTATTACTAAAACAGTAGACTCAATTAGAAAGGCAGTACAAAAAGCAGAAGAGCAATCTGGTGTTACTTTCACAAAAGTACATGTAGGTATTGCCGGACAACATATCAAAAGTATACAAAACAGAAGTCAAATCAATAGAGTTGATACCGACAGTTGGATTACACACGAAGATGTAAGAAAGTTAAAAAATGAATCATACAAAATAGCACTACCTCCAGGCGATAAAATTTTACACGTTTTACAACAAGAGTTTATCATCGATAATGAACCAGGAATACAAGATCCAGTTGGAATGATGGGCGTAAAAATGGAAGGCAATTTTCACATCATCACAGGCGGAGATAGCCATATCCAAAATATTGAAAGATGTGTGAGAGTAGCAGGACTGGAAGTTGCAAGTATAGAGTTAGAACCATTAGCATCAGCAGATGCCGTATTAAGCAAACAAGAACTAGAAGCAGGAGTTGCATTAGTAGATATTGGTGGAGGAACAACAGATATTGCAATCTTTGAAAATTATATAATCAGACACACAGCCGTTATTCCTTTGGGTGGCAATATTATTACTGAAGATTTGCAAGACTTTAGAATTCTAAAAGAGCAAGCAGAAGAAGTAAAAGTAAAGTTAGGTTCTGCAATTCCTACACAAGATTTAAGAAACCAACATGTAACGCTAAACGGAATACAACCTGGAGTAAAAAGAGATCTTAACTTAATGAGTATTGCAAAGGTAATTAGCGCAAGAATGATAGAAATCTTAGCTAATGTAGAACACCAAATAAAAATATCTGGATATTCAAAAAAATTAATTGGTGGTATTGTTCTAACTGGTGGAGGTTCTCAATTAAAGCACTTAGTACAACTTACAGAATTAGAAACAGGACAAAATGCTAGAATTGGATTACCACGTCAGCACTTAGCACCTACTAAAATTCACAATATTGATAGCCCAATTTTCGCAACAGGCATTGGTCTTCTAATCAGAGCATTCAAACTGCAAGATGAAGAAGAATTGATTGAAAAAGAACGCATAGAAAAATTAAGCATAAATTCAATCCAATCTCAGAAAGATGTACAAAATGTCAATCAACCAACTGTAACAGAAACAACAATTATTGAAGAAGAAAAATTGGAATCTGAATTTTCTAAAACAGAAGAGAAGAAACAACCAGCAACAAAAAAACCTTCTATTGTTTCTAGTTGGATGGAAAAAATAGGAAAATGGGCAAAAGAAGATAATGACTTCACAGATATATAA
- the ftsZ gene encoding cell division protein FtsZ, translating to MEFEIFNENNSIIKVLGVGGGGCNAINHMFSSGIAGVNFAVCNTDYQDLQKSPVPTKIQLGKELLEGLGAGADPEEGRRAALEAEEEIRMYLSNNTKMVFVTAGMGGGTGTGGAPVIAKISKDLGILTVGIVTIPFSNEGKPKRDKADKGIQSLKENVDALIVISNNKLYEYYPDLGIREAFSKADDILSTAARGVTEIITKTGDMNVDFNDVKRVMNSSGVAIIGIGNGSGSKRAEDAILSAINSPLLEDADILGAKGVVLNIAYGDDFKMKELDLIIKTVQEQTQTDCEVIWGVCKDDSLGEDIAITLIATGFESGEGKQEKRRIVQQQQNKIVHTLDNISTNRQQINTSTDTKKDENKSVNNVEYKSNIEAKEIELEIQDLSKEIDDTFEIKIVDKPRFSIDNHNISNNANSQFNLFSIEDVEKNKLADDQHLERDLIKKRVSLEMQKNEINLNEIEKEPAYKRYGINLDDDIPADKSNISNYVFQYNAEENKTEIKPNAMKDIGLD from the coding sequence ATGGAATTTGAAATTTTTAATGAGAACAACTCTATTATCAAAGTACTAGGAGTTGGTGGCGGTGGTTGCAATGCAATCAATCACATGTTTTCAAGTGGAATTGCAGGAGTTAATTTTGCAGTATGCAATACAGACTATCAAGATTTACAAAAAAGTCCTGTGCCTACAAAAATACAATTAGGAAAAGAACTATTAGAAGGATTAGGAGCAGGTGCTGACCCAGAAGAAGGAAGAAGAGCAGCATTAGAAGCAGAAGAAGAAATTAGAATGTACCTTTCTAACAATACCAAGATGGTGTTTGTTACAGCTGGAATGGGTGGTGGTACAGGAACAGGTGGCGCACCAGTTATAGCAAAAATCTCAAAAGATTTAGGCATACTTACAGTAGGTATTGTTACAATTCCATTTTCTAACGAAGGAAAACCAAAAAGAGATAAGGCAGATAAAGGTATACAAAGCTTAAAAGAAAACGTAGATGCATTAATCGTTATATCAAATAATAAATTATACGAGTATTATCCAGATTTAGGTATTAGAGAAGCATTTTCCAAAGCTGATGATATTTTATCTACTGCAGCAAGAGGCGTAACTGAAATTATTACCAAAACAGGTGATATGAACGTAGACTTTAATGACGTTAAAAGAGTAATGAACAGCAGTGGCGTAGCGATTATAGGAATAGGAAACGGTTCTGGTAGCAAACGAGCAGAAGATGCTATTCTTTCAGCTATAAACTCACCATTACTAGAAGATGCAGATATATTAGGCGCAAAAGGTGTTGTACTAAATATTGCTTATGGCGATGATTTTAAAATGAAAGAATTAGATTTAATTATCAAGACAGTACAAGAGCAAACACAAACAGACTGCGAAGTAATTTGGGGTGTATGTAAAGATGATAGCTTAGGAGAAGATATAGCAATCACACTAATTGCTACTGGTTTTGAGTCTGGCGAAGGCAAGCAAGAAAAAAGAAGAATTGTTCAACAACAACAGAATAAAATTGTACATACACTAGATAATATCTCAACAAACAGACAACAAATAAACACATCTACAGATACTAAGAAAGATGAAAATAAATCAGTAAATAATGTAGAATATAAATCTAATATTGAAGCAAAAGAGATAGAATTAGAAATACAAGACTTATCAAAAGAAATAGACGATACATTCGAAATTAAGATAGTAGATAAACCAAGATTTTCTATCGATAATCACAATATATCAAACAATGCAAATAGCCAATTCAACTTATTTTCAATAGAAGATGTAGAAAAAAATAAATTAGCTGACGATCAACACCTAGAAAGAGATTTAATAAAAAAACGTGTTTCATTAGAAATGCAAAAAAATGAGATAAATCTTAATGAAATAGAAAAAGAGCCAGCTTACAAAAGATATGGTATTAATTTAGATGATGATATTCCAGCAGATAAATCAAATATATCTAATTATGTTTTTCAGTACAATGCAGAAGAAAATAAAACAGAAATCAAGCCAAATGCAATGAAAGACATTGGCCTAGATTAA
- a CDS encoding dCTP deaminase, protein MILSDTEILNEIQKKNIIIEPYDRKFLGTNSYDVHLSKYLAVYEDEILDAKKHNKIKEIIIPEEGFVLQPGTLYLGSTLEYTETHAHVPFLEGKSSMGRLGIDIHATAGKGDVGFCNYWTLEISCIIPVRVYAGMPVGQLIYFEVRGSIENAYNTKQNAKYNVRSPKPTESMMWKNF, encoded by the coding sequence ATGATACTTTCAGATACCGAGATATTAAACGAAATTCAAAAAAAGAATATCATCATTGAACCCTATGATAGAAAATTCTTAGGAACAAATTCTTACGATGTGCATCTATCAAAATATCTGGCAGTATATGAAGATGAGATTCTAGATGCAAAAAAGCATAATAAAATAAAAGAAATCATCATCCCAGAAGAAGGATTTGTATTACAACCAGGCACATTATATCTTGGCTCTACACTAGAATATACCGAAACACATGCACATGTTCCTTTCTTGGAAGGCAAATCAAGTATGGGAAGATTAGGCATAGATATACATGCAACAGCAGGAAAAGGAGATGTAGGTTTTTGCAATTACTGGACTTTAGAAATATCTTGCATCATACCAGTTCGTGTATATGCAGGAATGCCAGTTGGTCAGCTTATCTATTTTGAAGTGAGAGGAAGCATAGAAAATGCATATAATACCAAGCAAAACGCCAAATACAACGTGCGTTCGCCAAAACCAACAGAAAGCATGATGTGGAAGAATTTCTAG
- a CDS encoding S41 family peptidase, with amino-acid sequence MRKFLLLIITLIYFGNNLDAQTNQQKMSVFLNLLENYYVEKINMDSIVEIGITHMLKQLDPHSVYYSKEEYKKANEPLEGNFEGVGIQFQIFEDTLMVVHVIHGGPSQKVGIQDGDKIIYVDTAKVAGIGLKNDDVFKYLRGKKGTKVNVKIKRFGESQLLDFEIIRDKIPIYAIEAQYMATPEIGYVKLSRFSATATEEVTAAIDSLKKLGAKKLILDLTGNGGGYLNQAHALSDIFLPTNKLVVYSEGRSQPRIDLESTIEGNFENGDVVIMVDQSSASASEIVAGAIQDWDRGLIIGRRTFGKGLVQKGYNLPDGAVVRLTMAHYYTPSGRNIQKPFEKGKEEYYEDINERYESGELFDEAKTKIIDSTKFYTQNKRIVYGGGGIMPDIFVPLDTSWTSKFYSKLIRSGSFNQFALNFVDNKRQEFAQKYPTEKAFIQNFKIDDALLDEFINFAKEKS; translated from the coding sequence ATGAGAAAATTTCTTCTACTCATCATTACGCTAATATATTTTGGAAATAATTTAGATGCACAAACAAATCAGCAGAAAATGTCTGTATTTCTAAATCTATTAGAAAATTACTATGTAGAAAAAATAAATATGGATTCTATAGTTGAAATAGGCATTACACATATGCTCAAACAATTAGATCCACATTCTGTCTACTACTCAAAAGAAGAATATAAAAAAGCAAATGAGCCACTTGAAGGAAATTTTGAAGGCGTAGGTATTCAATTCCAAATTTTTGAAGATACTTTGATGGTCGTACACGTTATTCATGGTGGACCATCACAAAAAGTTGGCATCCAAGATGGCGATAAAATTATTTATGTAGATACAGCAAAAGTTGCAGGAATAGGATTGAAAAACGATGATGTTTTTAAATACCTAAGAGGCAAAAAAGGAACAAAAGTTAATGTAAAAATTAAAAGATTTGGGGAATCACAATTGTTAGATTTTGAAATCATAAGAGATAAAATTCCTATATATGCGATAGAAGCACAATATATGGCAACACCAGAAATTGGATATGTAAAGCTAAGTAGATTTTCTGCCACTGCAACAGAAGAAGTGACAGCAGCCATAGATTCATTAAAAAAATTAGGTGCAAAAAAATTAATTTTAGATTTAACAGGAAATGGTGGCGGATACTTAAATCAAGCACATGCATTGTCAGATATTTTTCTTCCAACAAACAAATTAGTGGTGTACTCAGAAGGACGCTCACAACCAAGAATAGATTTAGAATCTACTATAGAAGGAAATTTTGAAAATGGCGATGTTGTAATTATGGTAGACCAAAGCTCAGCATCAGCATCAGAAATAGTGGCAGGTGCTATACAAGATTGGGACAGAGGTTTGATTATTGGAAGAAGAACTTTTGGAAAAGGATTGGTACAAAAAGGATACAACTTGCCTGATGGTGCTGTGGTTAGACTAACAATGGCACACTATTATACACCAAGTGGAAGAAATATCCAAAAACCATTTGAAAAAGGCAAAGAAGAATACTACGAAGACATCAATGAACGATACGAAAGTGGCGAATTGTTTGATGAAGCTAAAACAAAAATTATAGATTCTACAAAATTCTATACTCAAAATAAAAGAATTGTATATGGTGGTGGAGGCATTATGCCAGATATTTTTGTTCCATTAGATACAAGTTGGACATCTAAATTTTATAGCAAATTAATACGTTCTGGTTCATTCAACCAATTTGCACTCAACTTTGTAGATAACAAAAGACAAGAATTTGCACAAAAATATCCAACAGAAAAAGCATTTATACAAAACTTCAAAATAGATGATGCATTGTTAGATGAATTTATAAATTTTGCAAAAGAAAAAAGCTGA
- a CDS encoding cation:proton antiporter: MSTNFALIILSSIIIFSYLLEIISKKIRLPSVILLLVSGIIAKVILQSYQVDISFLDKFLPILGTIGLILIVFEGALELKYDKSKNKMILSAFFSAITILLFTVLTIGLILHYITYLPLRLCIINAIPFGIISSAVAIPSAQLFGSYHKEFVVYESSFSDILGIVLFNFFIYNDTVSTNSFLNLGAEILIVLVLSLSFCFLLLFILRNLKLQVRFILIIAVLFLIYALGKNYHLSSLIIVLFFGLFLSNIEKINVGWIQKHFLYPSFGNDFTQLHQISLEGAFLIRTFFFIIFGLSINIEDLYSIRLIQFAIIITISIVLIRFIYLKFITRTDLSPLLYMAPRGLISILLYFSIPEQYKIYDLEKGILFLVVLSTCLFMTFGILTYKNDKNT, encoded by the coding sequence ATGTCTACAAACTTTGCACTAATAATTTTAAGTAGCATCATTATATTTTCTTACTTATTAGAGATAATATCTAAGAAAATTAGATTGCCATCAGTTATTCTACTATTAGTATCAGGTATTATTGCAAAGGTTATCTTGCAATCCTATCAAGTTGATATCTCATTCTTAGATAAATTTCTGCCAATTTTAGGAACCATTGGATTAATACTCATTGTTTTTGAAGGCGCATTAGAACTCAAATACGATAAGTCAAAAAATAAAATGATACTAAGTGCATTTTTTTCAGCAATAACTATTCTTTTATTTACTGTACTCACCATTGGGCTAATATTACACTATATTACATATTTGCCACTTCGTCTTTGTATTATCAATGCAATTCCATTTGGCATTATTAGTTCAGCAGTAGCCATACCATCAGCACAACTTTTCGGTAGCTACCACAAAGAATTTGTTGTCTACGAATCATCATTCTCAGATATTTTAGGAATTGTATTGTTTAATTTCTTTATTTATAATGATACAGTTTCTACAAACTCATTTTTAAATCTTGGTGCAGAAATATTAATTGTTTTGGTGCTTTCTCTTTCCTTTTGTTTTTTATTATTATTTATATTGCGCAATCTTAAGTTACAAGTAAGGTTTATATTAATCATTGCTGTACTATTTTTAATCTATGCATTAGGCAAAAACTATCATTTGTCATCACTTATTATTGTATTGTTTTTTGGTTTGTTTTTATCAAATATTGAGAAAATTAATGTTGGCTGGATACAAAAGCATTTTCTATATCCAAGTTTTGGTAATGATTTTACTCAACTACACCAAATCTCATTGGAAGGTGCATTCTTAATCAGAACATTCTTTTTTATCATCTTTGGTTTATCCATCAATATCGAAGACTTATATTCTATTAGGTTGATACAATTTGCCATCATCATCACAATTTCAATCGTTCTCATACGCTTTATATATCTGAAATTTATTACAAGAACAGACCTAAGTCCATTATTATACATGGCACCACGTGGGTTAATAAGTATTCTATTATACTTTAGCATTCCAGAGCAATACAAAATCTATGATTTAGAGAAAGGAATACTATTTTTGGTAGTATTAAGTACTTGTCTTTTTATGACATTTGGCATTCTAACATACAAAAATGATAAAAATACTTAA
- the cysC gene encoding adenylyl-sulfate kinase: protein MAENHIHPIFDKILARKDKEQLLHQNALCIWMTGLSGSGKSTIAQGLERKLHEQGILCMILDGDNVRTGINNNLGFSDEDRIENIRRIAEINKLFLSCGIVTINSFVSPTIEIREQAKNIIGQNDFYEVYVNASFEECAKRDVKGLYAKAIKGEIKNFTGLDAPFEAPINPFLEIKTAEQTIEESINTITQTFLEKIKSSNK, encoded by the coding sequence ATGGCAGAAAATCATATACATCCAATATTTGATAAAATCTTAGCAAGAAAAGATAAAGAACAGTTGTTGCATCAAAATGCATTATGTATTTGGATGACAGGCTTGTCTGGCTCAGGAAAATCTACTATTGCGCAAGGCTTAGAACGCAAGCTACACGAGCAAGGAATTTTATGTATGATACTTGATGGCGATAACGTACGCACAGGCATCAATAACAACCTTGGATTTTCTGATGAAGATAGAATCGAAAATATTAGAAGAATAGCAGAAATTAATAAATTATTTCTAAGCTGTGGCATTGTAACTATCAATTCATTTGTATCACCTACAATTGAAATAAGAGAACAAGCAAAAAATATAATCGGGCAAAATGATTTTTACGAAGTATATGTAAATGCAAGTTTTGAAGAATGTGCCAAACGCGATGTAAAAGGATTGTATGCCAAAGCCATTAAAGGAGAAATTAAAAACTTTACAGGACTTGATGCACCATTCGAAGCACCAATAAATCCATTTTTAGAAATAAAAACAGCAGAACAAACTATTGAAGAAAGCATCAATACTATAACACAAACATTCTTAGAAAAAATAAAATCTTCAAATAAATAA
- a CDS encoding ferritin-like domain-containing protein, with amino-acid sequence MQLIPELSNLLQLAYSGERAASFAYQGHAAAVSLKEEKESIRQIEIDEWEHRAEVLKIMQQYNIKPSAYYEARYFIIGKIICYSCYIIGWFIPMYFAGRLESGNVNEYFRMKELFNSINIFEHDSILEEMGIKEKEHEIYFLNKIAQHKWLPLFEKIFSWGNNKSFNNININK; translated from the coding sequence ATGCAATTGATACCAGAGTTGTCCAATCTTTTACAATTAGCCTATTCAGGCGAAAGAGCGGCGTCGTTTGCGTATCAAGGTCATGCTGCTGCAGTAAGTCTAAAAGAAGAAAAAGAAAGCATTAGACAGATAGAAATTGATGAATGGGAACACAGAGCAGAAGTATTAAAGATAATGCAACAATACAATATCAAACCATCAGCTTATTATGAAGCAAGATATTTTATTATTGGTAAAATTATTTGCTATAGTTGTTATATCATTGGTTGGTTTATTCCAATGTATTTTGCAGGCAGATTAGAAAGTGGCAATGTAAACGAATATTTTAGAATGAAAGAACTATTTAATTCAATCAACATATTTGAACATGATAGCATTTTAGAAGAAATGGGAATAAAAGAAAAAGAACATGAAATTTATTTTCTAAATAAAATAGCACAACACAAGTGGTTGCCTTTGTTTGAGAAAATTTTCTCATGGGGAAACAACAAAAGCTTTAATAATATTAATATCAATAAATAA
- the cysD gene encoding sulfate adenylyltransferase subunit CysD — MTDYHLNHLRELESESIYVLREVAAQFENPCILFSGGKDSIVVTHLAIKAFYPAAVPFTLLHVDTGHNFQEALDYRDKLVQKNNLRLLIGSVQEAIDKGLVREEKGYNASRNALQTVPLLEAIENNKFDCAIGGARRDEEKARAKERFFSHRDEFGQWDPKNQRPELWNIFNGRKHMGEHFRVFPISNWTEMDVWQYIYQEQIEMPSLYFSHKRKVFERDGVWYTDNDIMLRKENEIAEEKVVRFRTIGDITCTGAVFSTAATLEDIIQEVAASRTTERGTRADDKRSEAAMEDRKKAGYF, encoded by the coding sequence ATGACAGACTATCACTTAAATCACTTACGTGAACTCGAATCAGAATCAATCTATGTGCTAAGAGAAGTAGCAGCACAATTTGAGAATCCATGTATATTATTTTCAGGCGGAAAAGATTCTATTGTAGTTACACACTTAGCAATAAAAGCATTTTATCCAGCAGCAGTACCATTCACATTATTGCATGTAGATACTGGACACAATTTCCAAGAAGCATTAGACTATCGTGATAAATTGGTGCAAAAAAATAACTTACGTTTGCTAATTGGCTCAGTACAAGAAGCAATAGACAAAGGTTTGGTAAGAGAAGAAAAAGGCTATAACGCATCTCGAAATGCATTGCAAACAGTACCATTATTAGAAGCAATTGAAAATAATAAGTTTGATTGTGCAATTGGTGGCGCACGTCGTGATGAAGAAAAAGCACGTGCCAAAGAAAGATTTTTCTCACATAGAGATGAATTTGGACAATGGGATCCAAAAAATCAAAGGCCAGAATTGTGGAATATCTTTAATGGTAGAAAACACATGGGCGAACATTTTAGAGTATTTCCTATTTCAAATTGGACAGAAATGGATGTTTGGCAATATATATATCAAGAGCAAATAGAAATGCCAAGTTTATACTTTTCACACAAAAGAAAAGTATTTGAAAGAGATGGTGTTTGGTACACTGACAATGATATTATGCTTAGAAAAGAAAATGAAATTGCAGAAGAAAAAGTAGTAAGATTCAGAACTATTGGAGATATTACTTGTACAGGCGCAGTATTTTCTACAGCAGCAACATTAGAAGATATAATACAAGAAGTAGCAGCAAGCAGAACAACAGAGCGTGGCACACGTGCTGATGACAAACGCAGCGAAGCAGCAATGGAAGACAGAAAAAAAGCAGGATATTTTTAA
- the cysN gene encoding sulfate adenylyltransferase subunit CysN, translated as MTTTTEETFDSKAYLDMELLRFTTAGSVDDGKSTLIGRLLYDSKSIFEDQLEAIESASEKRGEEYVNLALLTDGLRAEREQGITIDVAYRYFSTPKRKFIIADTPGHIQYTRNMVTGASTANLAIILVDARKGIIEQTYRHSFIASLLQIPHIVVCINKMDLVDWDEKTFEKIVHDYKAFASKLDIQDVHFIPISALAGDNVVERSKNMTWYNGPTLLYLLENIHIGSDLNHIDARFPVQYVIRPMKNDYHDYRGYAGRIAGGVLRVGDRVKALPSGFSSKIKAIKIMDDDLQEAFAPQSVTILLEDEIDISRGDMIVRENNLPEVEQEFDVMICWMNDKKLIPRGKYILRHTSKECKCLIKEIKYKLDINTLNRIEGADVEIGLNDIGRITIRTTVPLFFDSYRKNRQTGSIILVDEATNETIASGMIV; from the coding sequence ATGACAACAACAACAGAAGAAACTTTCGACAGTAAAGCATACCTTGATATGGAACTTTTACGTTTTACTACTGCAGGTAGTGTAGACGATGGAAAATCTACTTTAATTGGTCGATTATTATATGATAGCAAATCTATTTTCGAAGATCAATTAGAAGCTATTGAATCGGCTTCGGAAAAACGTGGCGAAGAATACGTGAACTTAGCATTATTAACTGATGGTTTGCGTGCAGAACGTGAACAAGGCATTACAATTGATGTGGCGTATAGATATTTTTCTACACCAAAAAGAAAATTCATCATTGCAGATACACCAGGACATATTCAATACACAAGAAACATGGTTACTGGTGCGTCTACAGCCAATTTGGCAATTATCTTAGTAGATGCAAGAAAAGGAATTATAGAACAAACTTATCGTCACTCTTTCATTGCTTCATTATTGCAAATTCCACATATTGTTGTATGTATCAATAAAATGGATTTGGTAGATTGGGATGAAAAAACTTTTGAAAAAATAGTACACGATTACAAAGCATTTGCTTCAAAATTAGATATTCAAGATGTGCATTTTATTCCAATTTCTGCATTAGCTGGAGACAATGTAGTTGAGCGTAGCAAAAACATGACTTGGTACAATGGTCCAACTTTATTATATCTTTTAGAAAATATACATATTGGTTCAGACTTAAATCATATTGATGCACGTTTTCCTGTTCAGTATGTAATCAGACCAATGAAGAATGATTATCATGACTATCGTGGCTATGCAGGAAGAATTGCTGGTGGCGTGTTGCGTGTTGGCGATAGAGTAAAAGCATTGCCAAGTGGTTTTTCTTCTAAGATAAAAGCAATAAAAATAATGGATGATGATTTGCAAGAAGCATTTGCACCACAAAGCGTTACTATTTTATTAGAAGATGAAATTGATATTTCACGTGGCGATATGATTGTAAGAGAAAATAACTTACCAGAAGTAGAACAAGAATTTGATGTGATGATTTGCTGGATGAATGATAAAAAATTAATTCCACGTGGAAAATATATTTTAAGACATACATCAAAAGAATGTAAATGCTTAATTAAAGAAATAAAATACAAATTAGACATCAATACTTTAAACAGAATAGAAGGCGCAGATGTAGAAATAGGATTGAATGATATTGGTAGAATAACAATTAGAACAACAGTGCCATTATTCTTTGATAGTTATAGAAAAAACAGACAAACAGGAAGCATCATTTTAGTAGACGAAGCTACCAACGAAACTATAGCATCAGGAATGATAGTATAA
- a CDS encoding Zn-dependent protease: MIKSIFYVAITLSAFACSSIVSTKTTIAIQPFENIDTTLLNTIAKKLEEKYNIETIILDNIELPETCYYKPRNRYRADKLLAYLKSIKPKEAKYILGITNKDISTTVHQQKDFGIFGLGYCPGKSCIVSTHRIKHQDNSVFISRLLKISLHEVGHNFGLKHCPNKNCLMTDAEKSIKTIDNAKLNICSDCSQKIN; the protein is encoded by the coding sequence ATGATAAAATCTATTTTCTATGTTGCTATTACATTGAGTGCATTTGCTTGCTCAAGTATTGTATCTACAAAAACTACGATTGCCATACAGCCATTTGAAAATATAGACACCACATTATTAAACACAATTGCAAAAAAGTTAGAAGAAAAATACAATATCGAAACTATTATTTTGGATAATATAGAATTGCCAGAAACGTGCTACTACAAGCCAAGAAATAGATATAGAGCAGACAAATTATTAGCATACTTAAAAAGCATTAAACCTAAAGAAGCAAAATACATTTTAGGTATTACAAACAAAGACATTTCTACAACTGTACACCAACAAAAAGATTTTGGAATTTTTGGATTAGGTTATTGTCCAGGAAAAAGTTGTATTGTATCAACTCATAGAATAAAACATCAAGATAATTCTGTTTTTATTAGTCGTCTATTAAAAATTAGTCTACATGAAGTTGGACATAACTTTGGACTAAAACATTGCCCTAACAAAAATTGCTTAATGACTGATGCTGAAAAAAGCATCAAGACCATTGACAATGCAAAATTAAATATATGTTCAGATTGTAGTCAGAAAATCAACTAA
- a CDS encoding metallophosphoesterase family protein, translating to MKKIGIISDTHSFLDQQVFQYFKDVDEIWHAGDIGNLELTNEIEKHKKLRAVFGNIDSHVVRAVFPKHEIIQIEGCIILMIHIAGAFGKYNDETKKLILEHKPDILVCGHSHIVKIAFDQKYNLLYINTGAAGKHGFHKMRTILRFELNDGKPQNMELIELGSRAAIS from the coding sequence TTGAAAAAAATTGGCATTATCTCAGATACGCATAGCTTTTTAGACCAACAAGTTTTTCAATATTTTAAAGATGTTGATGAAATTTGGCATGCTGGCGACATTGGCAATTTAGAATTGACAAACGAAATAGAGAAACATAAAAAACTACGTGCTGTGTTTGGAAATATAGATAGCCACGTAGTAAGAGCAGTTTTCCCAAAACATGAAATTATACAAATAGAAGGTTGTATTATATTGATGATTCATATTGCTGGTGCATTTGGAAAATATAATGACGAGACAAAGAAATTAATTTTAGAACACAAGCCAGATATTTTAGTTTGTGGACATAGCCATATTGTAAAAATTGCATTCGACCAAAAATATAATTTGTTGTACATAAATACTGGTGCAGCTGGCAAACATGGATTTCATAAAATGCGCACTATCTTAAGATTTGAGCTAAATGATGGAAAACCACAAAATATGGAATTGATAGAATTGGGTAGCAGAGCAGCAATTAGTTAA